The proteins below come from a single Necator americanus strain Aroian chromosome V, whole genome shotgun sequence genomic window:
- a CDS encoding hypothetical protein (NECATOR_CHRV.G17625.T2), protein MHPRNPYKDKPPDFNDLATRFADFRAHCTLGNNGKVFVNFQEDGAVRSLAKALLKKDFDLEVELPHGCLVPRVPQRLNYILFVEDLLELNHMKKDIVGIDIGTGASCVYALLGARWAGWRFVATEADKTAAMAAFNNVARNGLSQLVKVVHVSEHSSSLIKDLARQFSDLQFSFCMCNPPFFQSCETDKRFSVDTTSGSLLNECTTDSEEAERAPPRSATLARRGELEVEGGEVAFVGRLIDDSVLLQTQVSIYTTMLGKKSSITALSRRLSRIDGVRFTVSTLSQGRTQRWVLAWTFLPHIQLEDKNCSSLFLQCPNTCKGSPLKWIRSHLEGLGIDTERENPDMLICSARTVTWTNQRAKRRAEARLMHPSPKRSRMSSVDAIAQVSMGVGDGRDSLSDAGNFDFCGSFYLSEKQVDVSIQAFFPCSIRPSILRFRVIQSRENSGASFEFIDGYKPGLYQLLQYLRNQMR, encoded by the exons ATGCATCCCCGTAATCCATACAAAGACAAGCCGCCGGACTTTAACGATCTTGCCACACGTTTCGCTGACTTTCGAGCACATTGTACTCTTGGTAACAACGGAAAG GTTTTCGTGAATTTCCAAGAAGATGGTGCTGTACGTTCGCTTGCTAAGGCGTTGTTAAAGAAGGATTTTGATCTCgag GTTGAACTTCCACATGGGTGCTTGGTCCCACGTGTTCCTCAGCGTTTAAATTACATATTATTTGTTGAAGACTTACTAGAACTTAACCACATGAAGAAGGATATTGTTGGGATAGATATTg GTACCGGTGCTTCATGCGTATATGCTTTATTGGGAGCTCGCTGGGCAGGATGGAGATTTGTAGCCACAGAGGCGGACAAAACCGCTGCTATGGCAGCATTTAACAATGTCGCTCGTAATGGTCTTAGCCAGCTCGTCAAGGTTGTTCATGTCAGTGAGCATTCCAGTTCATTAATCAAG GATTTGGCTCGGCAGTTCAGTGACTTGCAGTTCTCATTCTGTATGTGTAATCCACCATTTTTCCAATCATGTGAAACTGATAAG AGATTCTCCGTCGACACAACCTCAGGATCGCTACTAAACGAATGTACAACCGACTCTGAAGAAGCTGAACGAGCACCGCCTCGATCGGCAACTCTAGCGCGGCGAGGAGAGCTAGAAGTTGAA GGTGGTGAAGTGGCATTCGTCGGGCGGCTAATTGACGACAGTGTGCTCCTCCAGACTCAAGTCAG TATATACACAACAATGCTTGGGAAGAAGAGCAGCATTACTGCGTTATCAAGGCGTCTTTCACGAATCGATGGTGTACGTTTCACGGTTTCCACTTTATCTCAGGGCAGGACCCAAAGATGGGTACTAGCATGGACTTTTTTGCCGCATATTCAATTAGAAGAT aAGAATTGTTCTTCGCTCTTTTTACAATGTCCAAATACTTGTAAGGGATCGCCTCTGAAGTGGATTAGATCTCATTTGGAAGGTCTTGGGATTGACACAGAAAGAGAGAATCCTGATATG CTTATATGCTCTGCTCGAACTGTTACATGGACTAATCAACGTGCAAAAAGGCGGGCCGAAGCTAGACTTATGCACCCTTCACCCAAAAGAAGCAG GATGTCTAGTGTTGATGCGATAGCGCAAGTATCCATGGGAGTTGGTGACGGTCGAGACTCTTTATCAGATGcgggaaattttgatttttgcggTAGCTTTTACCTCTCTGAGAAACAGGTTGACGTTAGTATCCAG gcattttttccttgttcgATACGACCATCTATACTGCGGTTTCGTGTAATACAATCACGTGAGAACAGTGGCGCTTCATTCGAATTTATAGACGGTTATAAGCCAGGATTGTATCAGTTGTTGCAGTATCTTAGAAACCAAATGCGATGA
- a CDS encoding hypothetical protein (NECATOR_CHRV.G17622.T1), producing the protein MMVLGTEAPFERYFRAWFQHFKAGNKKLEDEPRSGPPNAISFDELKNLAEQRPCEGVWYFAASLNCSLSTLSNGLQSLGMVKKLGQWLPHALSDGNRQRRLDICTQLLSRSRRFDWLDTVTRDEKWVLYVNHIQKRAWCTDDEMPDTFVKVTAEVYCAQLQRLADKIRNEHLKFDNVRLLHDNARPHIAKKTSQKILELGWEVLPHPRYSPDLAPSDYHLFRSLQHHLEERRYDDRDHLENDLRAFFASKSPEFYAKEIRDLVRR; encoded by the exons ATGATGG tactcggcactgaagcccctttTGAGCGGTATTTccgcgcctggttccagcacttcaaagccggaaacaagaaactcgaagatgagcctcgctctggtccaCCGaatgcaatatcgttcgacgaactgaagaatctggcggagcagcgTCCATGTGAAGGTGTgtggtattttgctgccagtcttaactgttcgctgtccaccttgagcaatggactgcaatctctcggaatggtgaaaaagctcggtcagtggctcccacatgcattgagcgacggcaaccgtcaaagacgcctggacatctgcactcagctgctctccagaagccgcagattcgactggctggacaccgTCACTCGAGATGAGAAATGGGTCCTATATGTCAACCACATCCAGAAACGTGCATGGTGCACTgacgatgaaatgccggatacttttgtgaaag ttactgccgaggtctactgcgctcaactgcaaaggctggccgacaagatccgcaatgAGCACCTGAAgttcgacaacgttcgcctgctgcacgataacgcgcgccctcacatcgcgaagaagacttctcagaaaattctggagctcggatgggaagttctaccgcacccacgGTACAGCCCGGATCTGgccccgagcgactaccacctcttccgatcgcttcagcatcacctggaagagaggcgatacgatgatcgtgaccacctcgaaaatgatcttcgggctttctttgcctccaagtcgccggagttctacgccaaagaaatccgtgatcttgtgagacgttag
- a CDS encoding hypothetical protein (NECATOR_CHRV.G17624.T1), with protein sequence MKVAARVPDPLRQKFLPLDNGFELDYSKLVRTRNGYDLNVKYLMDCSGEFTNFVALYCANTLSIHKLREDGMEAHYIFSEELTIQDVEYFRSSDEGFGLVVALNSAKVPIHPHCVALLRWTGCQLKQLRKLKIEEEITCLKVIVDEPNMSQLQPLLHPRMSSWPHIIAVGTRLAHCYLLHFQLADRHQDIGNTPVTVKLTDGLKPFHSGNQFLYSTVDPSTGHTFAKKLSTELVDVTCISFLEKSRTVLVGFSFGGIMTISLTTCPTIDPLVYPCSAPVKFIAPLEPDDDPRSHLWFFAAYGTTKVKPIQLCLYEVMFPDEEALPLHERSWNRPVFTIKLLIPFHNSTRWISMQNLVRDRAELRCSDDSTRDSFRNGPDKDRSLVFFSYIANDKHGSCLMGGLFDLNAYYYKRLVQSIAHDGTAAQQCAFLSTVHPIPMHHKEEDFSLIKDLAIDTTCITRFISNVSDAEQMFYPSALEISVVHVAGAKKCYQFTLPSLPNQLLSTICADLEMHMADATSASSWLSALGFCRKEAQPITTDQYNNLCFVLCTLVSHQRAVSIVQFIKLSESTELRHLIASWIWEEIDKATKKMHETIEPLFARFSAPLSPAGQKSLAHVHDVFVAGSQILRELINACEREQDETKEYITSLEVQRFATDNLRSYSALIHQLIKSRILPVAEDREIRLAMEKALEERRSKASGQQLYIDKLVARMQRKSPNEPFWLAEGPKWYPPALLNLLAPILLLNIPTKWKGQLLAYYLLDYSHCKRMNDDSPDSHLNLVDVVTKQMHGLLGISKDELWSLYKCWCADNGKRVSEDTSGQGSPGKRLSAQSEVKQMLSIPRPLSVAEEEKLKSLLKYVPFGEFAWQCYLARNNRYDQFVELPIPTYENNEIIVEYRQLLPVMRMLRQNNAPSSSKQISWPSDLKEKIEKFERERCSSIQCTADTAIYNRGKTPKPLNKRQSHIDPSSRKRQLAAPLQEMNTNSSYVSTESDKTTSVAKRALLDLSEEESVSLPRDIPTNTLNTITDILRTPQARARAAAQAESQRKWINKTPETEFQKPAPRSILKSAKTITERAASPSRNRLQFDLPSSSHSSVEQTTTASDSSKQLEKMAQPNFDESFEYEEYSSDSPVIEEGLEGVSEGFIPYISPEHRDDTAEAQLEKSLEVQDEDEIEEDEANVSVEQQDEEEEIEAVHVSKFVLKEKDLQQHEEGEEHAARNITVEYCEERSFEQQDEEDEMEPAEEVEDIIQGYETDRIVVQRVDHGTRRHAELDQVSYKQFEKQDELETLGNNNTHYIYREEQNEGEILDVVPKAKKQPSNTYEVQDENFEYDSVNIVRYESVVTRTAETTSIVERSSTLSIPDGQTFQSVTVEPLLQDVVEVAEEVQDEREEDTAFEATALASGDAAHLSRSPTSADVIDSPIAEPHTKLVDYSLHESSFECTPNLKKSDRLEVASDETSPQPTLELDTVNDDEVSCVGSIHTSQPCTKLKSLSPKDSPLPEVVEQHGVEEIESIPTYTHSSGSRLSDVEVSHEAISSPSAHYDLPVLVDDSGSSPKSTYSSSGARSPHPSEPDSSSGITESKQRSFRKSMSRTSAPATPVRQSQRLREKAAESHNLEEEKRAHDMDSETRKKGITDIVEHRRSPARTRSSTKEAELVTPETPPQSSREDKESDNLSVVQTPTRTLRSRTPSRSRQNDVPTVSTTRTPRRSRRLSETSTASEATITTGSARKSPSRATRSRKVSTSEDEPVTSTRKSPSRRTPTRSMSATKQAKETANVKTKSFGRAAKALQQKFDTINPLGEMDARSYFDNAMAKKSIEPGGSRRRTRSDSEIPDIKSKKSKTLNIEETIEEVEEETATGSSRPPSRRKAAVEQQPENTEAAAVGGKGSTSRSRRASSASVVELSPARTRRTSGSSVSSVGGTPSTPKSPSRRGRPRGIETIPE encoded by the exons ATGAAAGTGGCAGCGAGGGTCCCTGATCCCTTGCGGCAAAAGTTTCTTCCACTGGATAACGGTTTCGAATTGGACTACTCGAAACTCGTCCGTACTCGAAATGGTTATGACCTCAACGTAAAGTACTTGATGGATTGTTCCG GTGAATTCACGAATTTCGTCGCCTTGTATTGTGCCAACACCTTGTCAATACATAAACTTCGTGAAGATGGAATGGAAGCTCATTATATCTTCAGTGAAGAGCTGACAATACAGGATGTAGAATATTTCCGAAGTTCAG ACGAAGGATTTGGGCTTGTTGTTGCGCTTAATAGCGCTAAAGTTCCCATCCATCCTCACTGCGTAGCTCTATTGCGATGGACCGGCTGTCAATTGAAACAATTGCGGAAATTGAAGATTGAAGAGGAG ATTACTTGTCTTAAAGTTATCGTGGATGAGCCAAATATGAGTCAACTGCAGCCGTTGCTTCATCCAAGAATGTCCTCGTGGCCTCATATTATTGCTGTAG GAACTCGACTTGCTCATTGCTATCTTCTCCATTTTCAACTTGCTGATAGACATCAGGATATTGGAAACACACCTGTGACCGTAAAGCTTACTGATGGATTGA AACCGTTCCATTCTGGGAATCAATTTCTATATAGCACTGTCGACCCTTCTACGGGACacacatttgcaaaaaaattgtctACAG AATTGGTTGACGTCACTTGCATAagttttttggagaaaagtcGCACTGTCTTGGTCGGATTCTCGTTCGGTGGGATTATGACGATATCATTGACCACTTGTCCTACGAT AGATCCTTTGGTTTATCCATGTAGTGCTCCAGTTAAGTTCATAGCACCGCTAGAACCAGACGACGATCCGAGATCGCATCTGTGGTTTTTCGCTGCATACGG AACAACCAAGGTGAAGCCAATCCAACTATGCTTGTATGAAGTGATGTTTCCTGATGAAGAGGCTCTTCCGTTACATGAGCGTTCCTGGAATAGACCCGTCTTCACCATTAAACTCTTG ATTCCGTTCCACAATTCCACTCGTTGGATTTCCATGCAAAATTTAGTTCGAGATCGTGCTGAACTTCGGTGTTCCGACGACTCCACAAGGGATAGTTTCAGAAATG gTCCTGATAAAGACAGATCGCTAGTATTCTTTTCCTACATCGCCAATGATAAACATGGATCCTGTCTGATG GGTGGCCTTTTCGACCTTAATGCATATTACTACAAACGCCTTGTGCAATCTATCGCTCACGATGGAACTGCGGCTCAACAGTGTGCATTTTTATCTACGGTGCATCCCATTCCAATGCATCACAAAGAGGAAGACTTCTCTCTGATAAAG GATTTGGCCATTGATACAACTTGTATTACTCGTTTTATATCCAACGTTAGCGATGCGGAGCAAATGTTCTATCCTTCAGCACTTGAG ATCTCCGTGGTTCATGTTGCCGgtgcaaaaaaatgttatcaGTTCACTTTGCCCAGTCTTCCAAATCAG TTACTGTCCACGATTTGCGCTGATCTAGAAATGCACATGGCAGATGCTACTTCGGCGTCATCTTGGCTTTCTGCTCTAGgtttttgcagaaaagaagCGCAGCCTATAACCACAGATCAG TACAACAACCTATGCTTTGTTCTGTGCACATTAGTTAGTCATCAACGTGCTGTATCCATCGTGCAGTTTATCAAGCTTAGTGAATCCACTGAACTGCGCCATCTGATTGCATCGTGGATTTGGGAGGAAATCGACAAGGCAACCAAAAAAATGCACGAAACAA TCGAACCGTTGTTTGCAAGATTTTCTGCACCTCTTTCTCCAGCCGGCCAGAAGTCATTGGCTCATGTACACGACGTTTTCGTGGCGGGTTCACAAATTCTAAGGGAGTTAATCAACGCCTGTGAACGGGAACAGGATGAGACGA aggaGTACATCACTAGTCTCGAGGTGCAACGTTTTGCAACAGATAATCTGAGATCATATTCTGCTCTAATTCACCAACTAATTAAATCGAGAATCTTGCCTGTAGCTGAAGATAGGGAGATTCGGCTAGCTATGGAAAAAGCCTTGGAAGAACGAAGATCGAAGGCTTCGGG GCAGCAGCTATACATTGACAAGCTCGTCGCTCGCATGCAGCGTAAGTCACCAAACGAGCCGTTCTGGCTTGCAGAAGGACCAAAGTGGTATCCACCGGCGCTCTTG aatttgcTGGCTCCTATTTTACTCCTGAATATTCCCACTAAATGGAAAGGACAACTTCTTGCCTATTACCTTCTGGACTATTCACACTGCAAGAGAATGAATGATGATTCTCCCGATTCT CATTTAAACCTTGTTGACGTTGTAACAAAACAGATGCATGGTCTGCTGGGTATAAGTAAGGACGAGCTGTGGAGCCTATACAAGTGTTGGTGCGCTGACAATGGAAAG CGAGTGAGTGAAGATACTTCTGGGCAAGGATCACCAGGCAAACGTCTCTCTGCGCAATCCGAAGTCAAGCAAATGTTAAGCATTCCACGCCCACTTTCTGTTGCTGAAGAAGAGAAGCTTAAAT CTCTTCTGAAGTACGTCCCCTTTGGCGAGTTTGCGTGGCAATGTTATCTGGCCAGAAATAATCGATATGATCAATTTGTGGAG TTACCAATTCCTACATACGAAAACAACGAAATAATTGTGGAATATCGACAGTTACTGCCAGTTATGCGTATGCTCCGACAAAACAACGCGCCCTCTTCATCAAAACAAATCTCATGGCCGAGTGAcctgaaagaaaagattgagAAATTCG AGCGTGAACGATGCTCTTCCATTCAGTGTACAGCCGATACAGCCATTTACAATCGCGGAAAGACTCCAAAGCCTTTAAATAAACG acAGTCGCATATTGATCCGTCCTCGCGAAAACGTCAACTGGCAGCACCTCTTCAAGAAATGAATACGAATTCTTCATATGTCTCTACTGAG TCTGATAAGACAACGTCTGTGGCGAAGCGTGCGTTGCTAGACCTTAGTGAGGAAGAAAGCGTTTCTCTGCCGAG gGATATCCCAACAAATACTTTGAACACCATAACGGATATTCTGCGAACGCCACAAGCTCGCGCTCGTGCTGCAGCACAAGCAGAATCTCAGCGAAAGTGGATTAACAAAACACCAGAAACAGAGTTTCAAAAACCCGCTCCGCGGAGTATTCTCAAATCTGCCAAAACAA TTACTGAGCGCGCAGCTTCACCGTCTCGAAATCGCTTACAGTTTGACCTACCATCGTCTAGTCATTCGTCTGTGGAGCAAACTACCACAGCTTCTGATAGTTCTAAACAGTTGGAGAAAATGGCTCAG CCCAACTTCGATGAGTCCTTCGAGTACGAGGAGTACTCTTCAGATTCTCCTGTAATAGAAGAAGGACTGGAAGGTGTATCAGAGGGATTTATCCCATACATCAGTCCCGAACATAGAGATGATACAGCGGAAGCTCAACTGGAAAAGTCACTCGAAGTCCAAGATGAAGACGAAATTGAAGAAGATGAGGCAAATGTTTCCGTAGAGCAGCAAgatgaggaagaagaaatagaagctGTGCACGTTTCGAAGTTtgtattaaaagaaaaagacttaCAACAGCACGAGGAGGGTGAGGAACATGCAGCGAGGAATATTACTGTCGAGTACTGCGAGGAACGAAGTTTCGAACAGCAggatgaagaagatgaaatgGAGCCTGCCGAGGAGGTAGAGGATATTATCCAAGGTTACGAGACTGACCGCATTGTTGTACAACGGGTCGATCATGGAACTCGACGACATGCTGAGCTTGACCAAGTATCATACAAACAGTTTGAGAAGCAGGATGAGCTGGAGACGCTTGGAAACAATAATACACATTATATTTACCGAGAAGAACAAAATGAGGGTGAAATTTTGGACGTAGTACCAAAGGCCAAGAAACAGCCGAGCAACACCTACGAAGTCCAGGATGAAAACTTTGAATATGATTCTGTTAACATCGTACG gTATGAGTCTGTCGTGACGAGAACGGCTGAAACAACCTCAATTGTAGAGCGCTCCTCTACCCTCAGCATTCCTGATGGACAAACTTTCCAAAGTGTTACAGTAGAACCGTTGCTGCAAGACGTTGTCGAA GTAGCAGAAGAAGTTCAAGACGAACGCGAAGAAGATACTGCTTTTGAGGCAACTGCTCTCGCTTCTGGAGACGCTGCACATTTGTCTAGGAG TCCTACCAGTGCTGACGTGATCGATAGCCCAATCGCGGAGCCTCATACGAAATTGGTAGATTATTCACTTCACGAGTCAAGCTTCGAGTGCACTCCTAATCTGAAGAAATCGGATAGG CTTGAAGTCGCTTCTGATGAGACCAGTCCACAACCGACACTTGAACTCGATACTGTG AATGACGATGAAGTTAGTTGCGTTGGATCAATACATACGAGTCAACCATGTACTAAGTTGAAGAGCCTTAGTCCGAag GATTCGCCATTACCGGAAGTGGTGGAACAGCATGGCGTGGAGGAAATAGAATCTATCCCTACTTACACTCATTCGAG CGGATCTCGTCTTTCTGATGTTGAAGTTTCACATGAAGCAATCTCTTCACCTTCAGCTCATTACGATTTACCAGTTTTGGTTGATGATTCGG GAAGCAGCCCAAAAAGCACGTATTCGTCTTCAGGGGCTCGATCACCACATCCATCTGAGCCAGATTCATCTAGTGGTATAACTGAAAGTAAGCAGCGCTCTTTCAGAAAG TCTATGTCTCGCACATCTGCACCAGCTACTCCTGTGAGACAGTCACAAAGATTGCGGGAAAAAGCAGCCGAAAGTCACAAtcttgaagaagagaagagggCTCACGACATGGACTCAGAAACGCGTAAGAAAGGGATTACGGATATTGTTGAACATAG AAGATCTCCAGCAAGAACACGTAGCTCCACAAAGGAAGCGGAATTGGTAACACC AGAAACTCCTCCACAATCGTCGAGAGAAGATAAAGAGTCCGATAACTTATCTGTAGTTCAGACTCCTACGAGAACATTACGATc AAGAACACCATCGCGATCAAGGCAAAACGACGTTCCAACTGTTTCAACAACGAGAACTCCACG AAGATCGCGCAGATTAAGTGAAACTTCTACTGCAAGTGAAGCTACGATTACAACAGGGAGTGCGAGGAAAAGCCCAAG CCGCGCTACTCGTTCCCGCAAGGTTTCTACATCAGAGGATGAACCTGTTACAAGCACGCGAAAATCTCCTTCGAG GCGTACCCCTACGCGTTCTATGTCAGCAACTAAACAAGCAAAGGAAACAGCTAATGTGAAAACTAAATCATTTGGTAGAGCCGCTAAAGCCTTGCAGC AAAAATTCGATACTATAAATCCGTTAGGGGAGATGGATGCTCGTTCCTATTTTGAC AATGCCATGGCGAAGAAGTCTATTGAACCTGGAGGAAGCAGACGTAGAACTCGATCAG ATTCTGAAATCCCTGACATAAAATCGAAAAAGTCGAAGACACTGAATATCGAGGAAACCATTGAAGAGGTGGAAGAGGAGACTGCTACAg GTTCGTCCCGTCCACCCTCACGTAGAAAGGCAGCTGTTGAGCAACAACCTGAAAACACAGAG GCAGCCGCAGTTGGAGGCAAAGGATCTACTTCACGTTCCCGACGTGCTTCGAGTGCAAGTGTGGTTGAACTTAGTCCGGCGAGGACACGGAGGACGAGCG GATCATCAGTTTCATCGGTTGGTGGCACACCATCAACGCCCAAATCACCTAGCAGACGTGGACGACCACGTGGAATCGAGACAATTCCTGAATAG
- a CDS encoding hypothetical protein (NECATOR_CHRV.G17623.T1) yields MVKKLGQWLPHALSDGNRQRRLDICTQLLSRSRRFDWLDTVTRDEKWVLYVNHIQKRAWCTDDEMPDTFVKGEIHEKVMLSVWWKFMESTVLHCCPTTRQLLPRSTALNCKGWPTRSAMST; encoded by the coding sequence atggtgaaaaagctcggtcagtggctcccacatgcattgagcgacggcaaccgtcaaagacgcctggacatctgcactcagctgctctccagaagccgcagattcgactggctggacaccgTCACTCGAGATGAGAAATGGGTCCTATATGTCAACCACATCCAGAAACGTGCATGGTGCACTgacgatgaaatgccggatacttttgtgaaaggtgaaatccatgagaaagtCATGTTGAGCGTCTGGTGgaagttcatggaatctactgTTTTGCACTGCTGCccgacaacacgacagttactgccgaggtctactgcgctcaactgcaaaggctggccgacaagatccgcaatgAGCACCTGA
- a CDS encoding hypothetical protein (NECATOR_CHRV.G17625.T1) produces MSLNRYMHPRNPYKDKPPDFNDLATRFADFRAHCTLGNNGKVFVNFQEDGAVRSLAKALLKKDFDLEVELPHGCLVPRVPQRLNYILFVEDLLELNHMKKDIVGIDIGTGASCVYALLGARWAGWRFVATEADKTAAMAAFNNVARNGLSQLVKVVHVSEHSSSLIKDLARQFSDLQFSFCMCNPPFFQSCETDKRFSVDTTSGSLLNECTTDSEEAERAPPRSATLARRGELEVEGGEVAFVGRLIDDSVLLQTQVSIYTTMLGKKSSITALSRRLSRIDGVRFTVSTLSQGRTQRWVLAWTFLPHIQLEDKNCSSLFLQCPNTCKGSPLKWIRSHLEGLGIDTERENPDMLICSARTVTWTNQRAKRRAEARLMHPSPKRSRMSSVDAIAQVSMGVGDGRDSLSDAGNFDFCGSFYLSEKQVDVSIQAFFPCSIRPSILRFRVIQSRENSGASFEFIDGYKPGLYQLLQYLRNQMR; encoded by the exons ATGTCGCTGAATCGTTACATGCATCCCCGTAATCCATACAAAGACAAGCCGCCGGACTTTAACGATCTTGCCACACGTTTCGCTGACTTTCGAGCACATTGTACTCTTGGTAACAACGGAAAG GTTTTCGTGAATTTCCAAGAAGATGGTGCTGTACGTTCGCTTGCTAAGGCGTTGTTAAAGAAGGATTTTGATCTCgag GTTGAACTTCCACATGGGTGCTTGGTCCCACGTGTTCCTCAGCGTTTAAATTACATATTATTTGTTGAAGACTTACTAGAACTTAACCACATGAAGAAGGATATTGTTGGGATAGATATTg GTACCGGTGCTTCATGCGTATATGCTTTATTGGGAGCTCGCTGGGCAGGATGGAGATTTGTAGCCACAGAGGCGGACAAAACCGCTGCTATGGCAGCATTTAACAATGTCGCTCGTAATGGTCTTAGCCAGCTCGTCAAGGTTGTTCATGTCAGTGAGCATTCCAGTTCATTAATCAAG GATTTGGCTCGGCAGTTCAGTGACTTGCAGTTCTCATTCTGTATGTGTAATCCACCATTTTTCCAATCATGTGAAACTGATAAG AGATTCTCCGTCGACACAACCTCAGGATCGCTACTAAACGAATGTACAACCGACTCTGAAGAAGCTGAACGAGCACCGCCTCGATCGGCAACTCTAGCGCGGCGAGGAGAGCTAGAAGTTGAA GGTGGTGAAGTGGCATTCGTCGGGCGGCTAATTGACGACAGTGTGCTCCTCCAGACTCAAGTCAG TATATACACAACAATGCTTGGGAAGAAGAGCAGCATTACTGCGTTATCAAGGCGTCTTTCACGAATCGATGGTGTACGTTTCACGGTTTCCACTTTATCTCAGGGCAGGACCCAAAGATGGGTACTAGCATGGACTTTTTTGCCGCATATTCAATTAGAAGAT aAGAATTGTTCTTCGCTCTTTTTACAATGTCCAAATACTTGTAAGGGATCGCCTCTGAAGTGGATTAGATCTCATTTGGAAGGTCTTGGGATTGACACAGAAAGAGAGAATCCTGATATG CTTATATGCTCTGCTCGAACTGTTACATGGACTAATCAACGTGCAAAAAGGCGGGCCGAAGCTAGACTTATGCACCCTTCACCCAAAAGAAGCAG GATGTCTAGTGTTGATGCGATAGCGCAAGTATCCATGGGAGTTGGTGACGGTCGAGACTCTTTATCAGATGcgggaaattttgatttttgcggTAGCTTTTACCTCTCTGAGAAACAGGTTGACGTTAGTATCCAG gcattttttccttgttcgATACGACCATCTATACTGCGGTTTCGTGTAATACAATCACGTGAGAACAGTGGCGCTTCATTCGAATTTATAGACGGTTATAAGCCAGGATTGTATCAGTTGTTGCAGTATCTTAGAAACCAAATGCGATGA